The stretch of DNA TCCATTCAAACAAAATGCGATCGATGTAGCGTAAGCTCATTTTTTGTGCAAGTACAGCTTCTTTCAATGCTGCTCGAATCAACTCGGGTGATTGCTGATCTTGATCCATCCACATTGCAATAGTTTCACTTTCCATAGGGGAAAGGAAACGCCCGAATTCTTGTTCAAACAATCGGAAAATCTCGCCTTCTTGTTCTTTTTGAGTCATTACTTTCTGTGACGTTCTTTCTTCCAGAACTGTGTCAATTAACCGATTCCATAATGAGTGAAAAGAAAAGGCTTCAATCAATACTCCTTTATCATCATATCTTTGTTGTATCGATAAATACCCTTTTTGGAACAATCTTTGCATATGTCGACTTACTTGTTCCG from Paenisporosarcina sp. FSL H8-0542 encodes:
- a CDS encoding DnaD domain-containing protein; its protein translation is MQQQQPDRLRMWTEQGNVTISQLFFQHYKKCDIQDDEAFLILHMVAFIDKGNHFPTPDDLVERSHFTSEQVSRHMQRLFQKGYLSIQQRYDDKGVLIEAFSFHSLWNRLIDTVLEERTSQKVMTQKEQEGEIFRLFEQEFGRFLSPMESETIAMWMDQDQQSPELIRAALKEAVLAQKMSLRYIDRILFEWKKKNVKTMQDVEKQASQFRTVPERTSPPTQPQKSNKVPFYNWLEERE